A part of Leishmania panamensis strain MHOM/PA/94/PSC-1 chromosome 34 sequence genomic DNA contains:
- a CDS encoding hypothetical protein (TriTrypDB/GeneDB-style sysID: LpmP.34.2150): MLVFAAAADVTALRRAVAALAGPATSMNYADALPREESGDAERTSVTVGAARGAFKHDTWIFASASDSCSLLSEMPDSLRHLSPARYQMASVELRQWKHLLSHRHVSQQHTRASCTIGHATRDNRVNNTTVRARTSTAATGNVDNLLFCQQRVDTVSSAECTGHLSLLWARVPHTTSDAEFADFGAMRSPACAAPDGVADSSFPSRHHLLCVDVGGMYLPISWEHPVAERTQNAPPQPAESAATKAACASRRPNAVRIVRGHAQPKQTSFSDAHRSSARGMTDEREAEVSQSLWRVLQDRFTVATRSCPFRPEACATASPLTLTEVWVVPLLTADNDNDEPLNSATLAISAVPKLVDEKYQHNSADFVAVNGDGVRSFRLARHPPTHVLRIAGDDDARLTNPLSFATCQASVLGSRKRHRDKTTGGGDGADERQWLTTHVTHPLQDAVFLRACSCNCGSTDAAPQELPAVRLRILERSFLLRSCYFSEWCCAADFDITGSFLSPYLGKRTRSTTSHHAFYSALRRCVLAEDALVQHMVEKEAAKLVASCESPSGADVSSTSGVAAPQQSTTEEGLFKDSTLEGGSAGDTGAHGSERVWSVEELWNLWVRLEWIPPLTWQRVRVRLQFSEGLGPGKVRRCCIRELSPRALLGFLSRVATAVNVAYIEAKQLRQIDDSRANCVTSDAEGDDDAVGADLGGVMDVSLADSRQRNIPFSLAARRESLVQVRRLLEFRAALPVAAELVTRQLSVGPSDVGIAAPCIPTVDPHPITAFRDVAVGSPALSAAARDLAADIAATTVLSASHPAASPASSAADVATFAMAWLRGVLESPALLLPPLGVSGEMDERDGAEGSSCGARIHFSSRSAVDKETATLTALLARRSPFQPEKSLQDGLEVSMTSYPLPILPPSSLSAAEMYCEAADVAELRWSSPQPTATTDYHAAFSAAASKTPAPGAPSSAFWTASCCAVACEEVARLARTKTAAEIDNVFRTSHQQLSATNPLAAFLYTRCVRYLQEQGVLTVMSPSGEGCGERDLSDPGRDDERVSRDSCAAPQSAAAASCSLFHSPMPQQGGCGQGGAAGVSLPENGDCLEDESGPSGEGDAVNTLLAETVVRVVQQNKLVVRRILALIQSYSCVLTEATAEVNSGVPFVSSTHRAAATESTDRQPKDAVAQDLWHCLVPERNAAMRVNGAVGQPSSCAKATAQRLLQAFWTNVAATARLHLCNQLDASSGSEVDSTSDSEEEEEESAGGSPLPTRRGGAVCLPAEAAASTYSEVQHGFIAKQSGAKSKVTKSSISLPSSREQAHTSPAFPLLSPTLLSRQLPSPIPATHSCGVSIQAVRGLDGAKAMALYVQHILRCFNSTGHQQSQTQLGSCPLPSCATEAPWRAPPTMGDTAASHDNPWQSNYWLHHALFLLSYGLACPPDQSAVSTGAATTPADACSKGCHFVCSCSGDDQFALPPPPALAAFRTLRFGKLTLDAWIGAALEVYLQRWELSIQAQ; the protein is encoded by the coding sequence ATGCTGGTCtttgcagcagctgcggatGTTActgcgctgcgtcgcgctgtcgccgctcttGCAGGGCCGGCCACATCGATGAACTACGCTGATGCGCTTCccagagaagagagtgggGATGCTGAGCGGACAAGTGTCACTGTTGGTGCCGCTCGAGGCGCATTCAAGCACGACACGTGGATTTTCGCTTCTGCTTCAGATTCATGCAGCTTGCTGTCTGAAATGCCAGACTCGCTGAGGCATCTCTCGCCCGCACGGTATCAGATGGCTTCGGTCGAGCTGCGGCAATGGAAACATTTGCTGAGTCACAGGCACGTGTCTCAACAGCATACAAGGGCCTCATGCACCATCGGTCATGCAACTCGTGACAATCGAGTCAACAACACGACTGTCAGGGCACGCACAAGTACGGCGGCTACAGGCAATGTAGACAATTTGCTTTTCtgtcagcagcgcgtcgaCACTGTCTCCAGCGCCGAGTGCACTGGGCACTTATCCCTTCTGTGGGCCCGCGTTCCACACACCACTTCAGATGCGGAGTTTGCCGATTTCGGTGCCATGCGCTCTCCGGCCTGCGCTGCACCTGATGGCGTCGCAGACAGCTCTTTTCCATCAAGACATCACCTGCTGTGTGTCGACGTTGGCGGCATGTACTTGCCGATTTCATGGGAACATCCCGTGGCAGAGCGCACACAAAatgcaccgccgcagcccGCAGAGTCGGCCGCCACGAAGGCAGCGTGTGCCTCGAGGAGGCCGAATGCGGTGCGCATTGTACGTGGCCATGCCCAACCAAAACAGACGTCATTCTCCGACGCACACCGTAGCAGTGCCAGAGGCATGACAGACGAGAGGGAAGCTGAGGTGTCTCAGAGTCTATGGCGCGTGTTGCAGGATCGCTTTACGGTTGCAACGCGTAGTTGTCCGTTCAGGCCGGAGGCCTGCGCCACAGCGAGTCCGCTGACACTCACGGAGGTATGGGTGGTACCTCTGCTGACCGCGGACAACGACAATGATGAGCCCCTGAACAGTGCAACTCTAGCCATTTCCGCCGTTCCGAAGCTTGTAGACGAAAAGTATCAACACAACTCCGCTGATTTCGTCGCTGTTAATGGCGACGGCGTGCGATCCTTTCGTCTAGCGCGCCATCCCCCCACCCACGTGCTTCGCATCGCTGGAGATGATGACGCCCGTTTAACCAACCCGTTATCTTTTGCCACGTGCCAGGCTTCAGTGCTTGGGTCGCGCAAGAGGCACCGTGACAAGAcgacggggggaggagatggggCAGACGAGAGACAGTGGTTGACTACACACGTCACACATCCGTTACAGGACGCTGTCTTTCTGCGTGCTTGCAGCTGcaactgcggcagcaccgacgctgcGCCACAGGAGCTACCTGCTGTGCGACTTCGGATACTAGAGCGCAGCTTCCTGCTTCGCAGCTGTTACTTCTCCgagtggtgctgcgccgctgacTTTGACATCACGGGTAGCTTTCTCAGTCCATATCTGGGCAAGCGGACAAGGAGTACAACGTCGCACCACGCCTTCTACAGTGCACTGCGGCGGTGCGTACTGGCCGAAGACGCACTTGTGCAGCACATGGTGGAAAAGGAGGCGGCAAAGCTGGTCGCGTCATGTGAATCACCCTCTGGCGCTGACGTCTCGAGTACCTCCGGAGTAGCCGCGCCACAACAGAGCACCACCGAAGAGGGGCTCTTCAAGGATAGCACCCTTGAGGGGGGCAGCGCGGGCGACACTGGCGCTCATGGGAGTGAGCGGGTGTGGTCAGTAGAGGAGCTGTGGAATCTGTGGGTTCGACTGGAGTGGATACCTCCATTGACGtggcagcgtgtgcgtgtgcgtctgcagtTCTCTGAAGGCCTTGGGCCGGGAAAGGTACGCCGGTGCTGTATTCGGGAGCTGTCACCGCGCGCTCTTCTGGGATTCCTGTCACGGGTGGCAACAGCAGTGAATGTGGCGTACATTGAAGCGAAGCAGCTACGGCAAATTGATGATTCTCGAGCTAATTGTGTGACTTCGGACGCCGAGGGCGATGACGATGCCGTCGGCGCAGACCTCGGCGGGGTGATGGACGTGAGTCTTGCGGACAGTCGCCAGAGGAACATACCGTTTTCTTTGGCTGCTCGACGTGAGTCTTtggtgcaggtgcggcgACTACTTGAGTTTCGGGCAGCTCTACCGGTGGCCGCTGAACTTGTGACCCGGCAGCTGTCGGTGGGGCCATCCGATGTTGGCATTGCGGCTCCTTGCATCCCCACTGTTGACCCGCACCCTATCACTGCCTTCCGTGACGTTGCTGTGGGTTCTCCTGctctcagcgccgccgcacgtgACCTCGCAGCGGATATTGCCGCCACGACGGTGCTTTCTGCCTCGCACCCCGCAGCATCCCCGGCAagcagtgctgctgatgtcgcgACGTTTGCAATGGCGTGGCTTCGCGGTGTGCTCGAGTCCCCTGCTCtgctcctccctccgctCGGTGTGTCTGGCGAGATGGATGAGAGAGACGGTGCCGAGGGCTCGTCGTGCGGTGCTCGCATCCATTTTTCCAGCAGGAGCGCGGTAGACAAGGAGACGGCGACGCTAACTGCACTGCTCGCGCGCCGATCGCCATTTCAGCCGGAGAAATCGCTCCAGGATGGGCTGGAAGTTTCCATGACTTCATATCCTCTGCCGATCCTGCCACCGTCCTCTCTGTCAGCCGCAGAGATGTACTGCGAGGCTGCCGAtgtggcagagctgcgctgGTCTTCCCCACaacccaccgccaccacagaTTATCACGCCGCTTTctcagccgctgcttcgAAAACTCCTGCGCCAGGGGCGCCGAGTTCGGCATTTTGGACTGCGTCCTGTTGCGCCGTCGCGTGTGAGGAAGTGGCACGGCTGGCACGCACGAAGACGGCGGCCGAGATCGACAATGTGTTCCGCACATCGCATCAGCAACTCAGCGCCACAAACCCATTGGCTGCTTTTCTCTACACGCGCTGCGTTAGATATCTCCAGGAGCAAGGCGTCCTGACCGTTATGTCACCATCGGGAGAGGGGTGCGGCGAGAGGGACTTGAGCGATCCTGGAAGAGACGATGAGCGCGTATCACGTGATAGTTGTGCGGCGCCACAgtctgcagcggcagcgtcctGCTCTTTATTCCACTCTCCCATGCCGCAGCAGGGAGGCTGCGGCCAGGGTGGAGCGGCTGGCGTGTCTTTGCCCGAGAATGGTGACTGCCTTGAGGACGAAAGTGGGCCGTCAGGGGAGGGCGATGCAGTGAACACCCTACTGGCGGAGACTGTAGTGCGCGTCGTTCAGCAGAACAAGTTGGTAGTGCGACGCATACTAGCTCTTATTCAGTCCTACAGTTGCGTCCTCACTgaagcaacagcagaggTCAACAGCGGTGTGCCATTTGTCTCCAGCACGCAcagggcagcggcgactgAGAGCACTGACCGTCAGCCAAAAGACGCCGTTGCGCAGGACTTATGGCACTGCCTTGTACCGGAGAGAAATGCTGCCATGCGTGTGAATGGCGCGGTGGGTCAGCCATCATCGTGTGCCAAAGCGACGGCGCAACGCCTTCTGCAGGCATTTTGGACGAATGTCGCCGCGACGGCCCGCCTGCACCTGTGCAACCAGCTGGATGCCTCGTCAGGTAGTGAGGTGGACTCAACCAGCGAttcggaggaggaggaggaggagtcggCAGGGGGATCACCACTGCCCACAAGGCGTGGAGGGGCGGTCTGTTTGCcagcggaagcggcagcatcaACATATTCAGAGGTGCAGCACGGTTTTATTGCCAAACAAAGTGGTGCCAAGTCTAAGGTGACTAAGTCGAGCATATCGTTGCCTTCGTCTCGAGAACAGGCGCATACTTCTCCTGCTTTTCCCTTGCTTTCCCCTACGTTGCTGTCCCGTCAGCTTCCCTCGCCGATCCCTGCCACACACTCCTGTGGAGTGTCGATCCAGGCGGTTCGTGGGCTGGATGGGGCAAAGGCGATGGCCCTCTATGTTCAACACATTCTGCGGTGCTTCAACTCCACCGGTCATCAGCAAAGTCAAACCCAACTTGGAAGCTGCCCTTTGCCCAGTTGCGCAACGGAGGCGCCTTGGAGAGCACCACCCACCATGGGGGACACGGCAGCATCGCACGACAACCCTTGGCAGTCCAACTACTGGCTTCACCATGCGCTCTTTCTTCTGAGCTACGGACTCGCATGCCCCCCTGATCAGTCGGCGGTGTCCACTGGTGCAGCTACCACCCCGGCGGACGCCTGTTCAAAGGGATGCCACTTTGTGTGCTCCTGCTCAGGCGATGACCAATTCgcactaccgccgccgccggcactCGCGGCGTTTCGCACCTTACGTTTCGGGAAGCTGACGCTTGATGCGTGGATTGGCGCGGCACTGGAGGTGTACCTACAGAGGTGGGAGCTGAGTATACAGGCCCAGTGA
- a CDS encoding ATP-dependent RNA helicase-like protein (TriTrypDB/GeneDB-style sysID: LpmP.34.2130), with translation MSIHVHAAPYPPPPKSTVATAAAANFTDSSMRKRPQAMQKPYAPLNYYAASPLRVADQHVKDHHGRSHRGPKKDHLQQLPQPQPPPLSMPPRHNKTTPLAHVTGIDPVVAKRFQDEYAQQNDNENIGDDLRAQQATRMGTVGTLDEALCLSLIETHDVTFVITDTGTGKSTRIPIALHRAHPDALVVNAQPRRTAAINLAQRVAEVLEAELGESVGYSVRGEHIGDIGETKIMYVTTYSLLIYFLWHEFKEKLPLSYIIVDEFHERTPDVEVILLMLKLWLQKHPGAFKLILCSATAQVEEWQSFFDGLTVGTYARSPIMYPVQEYFIEDLERLTGIRTAPILPQDSSNMVTSEQMYQLILVCKQLLEYLAKNTATQDSVLVFMPGRTQVELMTTWIRENLEESLEPIAWYRDVELSLIQEALARPAVTRKKVYVATDIAEVSLTLPDVVFVIDSGTGKRPQVSEKEKTSYAFPPLRLLWETTSNAQQRRGRVGRVQQGFYFSLLSRAHYKALRESDNRIKNAVLTEVVLHSLLITQKPFAFFQLCNEKPERGALAYSLHLLQDGGHIIRKDDPMADAERVSLDRQRTTHVMDSPWNVLIEEALAVASGALATAPAEAVRGFSVTKETAAGPVRSGEGSDKDFGDEEDSVEAANLEADAAAFQQCYFMTLRGVIAARSPVSVAAATNVFFGLLYGTPTLSMLAAAIESSKSPFHIPYTINDRMERVAMVRRVSSVMQRYHGFLQSDLICSMEVILEYMSMQRDGLSEEAQEEWCQERSLSRTRVVDTLNLFSQMKEQVSSVLPFPDVTDIDVLNAQFNQNAELLVLMLVASHTELAIQVQLDGPVAQRKGFVGHGMFFPLKCLKDESVPTVCPWDRNKISVPLSLQTIQRKVLAVFASQVEPDLFALVLLVFSYKLHYSMQCSGATPSFLMAVSHSGVRRTFQCDALTAQQILQLRRIQCAQLRCMQLQVEERVKANESEKLSAALKSANSDFGLPDSAMEAPYLIPTVLQHGLKLLVGRLKGSPSYTAQRRDIVEFLPGTPYCKRANSAELSPPVLQSVLIHSNNGLSVWQPTATAAAVAASSSTVIEAVSATERNGVEVVAPAVSFPAVESESERGEEDESDHSSDSGAHVPTFSYDV, from the coding sequence ATGAGCATTCACGTTCACGCAGCGCCGtatccaccaccgcccaAGTCGACAGTGGCTACGGCCGCGGCTGCGAATTTCACTGACTCGTCCATGAGGAAGCGGCCGCAGGCCATGCAGAAGCCGTATGCACCGCTGAACTACTACGCCGCATCGCCACTGCGTGTGGCAGACCAGCATGTGAAGGACCACCACGGCAGGAGCCATCGAGGACCGAAGAAAGATCACCTCCAACAGTTACCCCAGCCGCaacctcctccgctgtctATGCCGCCACGCCATAACAAAACGACTCCACTCGCTCATGTTACGGGCATCGACCCAGTCGTTGCAAAACGCTTCCAGGACGAGTACGCGCAGCAGAACGACAATGAGAACATCGGGGACGACCTGCGGGCACAGCAGGCGACGCGGATGGGCACGGTTGGCACGCTGGATGAGGCGCTGTGCCTCTCCCTAATCGAGACGCACGACGTCACGTTTGTCATCACGGACACTGGCACAGGCAAGAGCACTCGCATCCCCATCGCCCTGCACAGGGCGCACCCGGATGCGCTCGTTGTGAatgcgcagccgcggcgcaccgCGGCGATCAACCTTGCCCAGCGCGTCGCCGAGGTGCTTGAGGCCGAACTTGGTGAGAGTGTAGGCTACTCGGTGCGCGGGGAGCATATTGGCGACATTGGGGAGACAAAGATCATGTACGTCACGACCTACTCGCTCTTGATCTATTTTTTGTGGCATGAGTTTAAGGAAAAGTTGCCGCTTTCGTACATTATTGTCGACGAGTTTCACGAGCGCACACCGGATGTGGAGGTCATTCTGCTGATGCTGAAGTTGTGGCTGCAAAAGCACCCAGGCGCCTTCAAACTGATCTTGTGCAGCGCGacggcgcaggtggaggagtggCAGAGCTTCTTCGATGGCCTGACGGTCGGCACCTACGCCCGCTCCCCTATCATGTACCCTGTGCAGGAGTACTTCATCGAGGATCTGGAGCGCCTCACCGGTATCCGCACCGCACCAATTTTGCCGCAGGATAGCAGCAACATGGTGACATCGGAGCAGATGTATCAGCTCATTCTAGTGTGCAAGCAGCTGCTTGAGTACCTAGCCAAGAACACGGCGACCCAGGACAGCGTGCTGGTGTTCATGCCGGGTCGTACACAGGTGGAGCTGATGACGACGTGGATTCGAGAGAACCTCGAAGAGTCGCTGGAGCCTATCGCATGGTACCGCGACGTCGAACTATCCCTGATCCAGGAGGCTCTTGCGCGACCCGCAGTGACGCGCAAGAAGGTTTACGTCGCCACGGACATCGCCGAGGTGAGCTTGACTCTGCCGGACGTGGTGTTTGTGATCGACTCCGGAACAGGCAAGCGGCCGCAGGTctcggagaaggagaagacgaGCTACGCTTTCCCGCCCCTTCGGCTGCTGTGGGAGACGACGTCaaacgcgcagcagcgccgtggccGCGTTGGGCGTGTGCAGCAGGGCTTCTACTTTAGTCTTCTCAGCCGCGCTCACTacaaggcgctgcgcgagtcAGATAATCGCATCAAGAACGCTGTTCTTACCGAGGTCGTTCTCCACTCCCTGCTTATCACGCAAAAGCCGTTCGCCTTCTTCCAGTTATGCAACGAGAAGCCAGAGCGAGGCGCTCTCGCTTACAGCCTTCACCTGCTACAGGATGGCGGTCATATCATTCGCAAAGATGACCCAATGGCGGACGCGGAGCGGGTGTCGCTCGACCGGCAGCGCACGACGCACGTCATGGACTCGCCCTGGAATGTCCTTatcgaggaggcgcttgCGGTGGCCTCAGGGGCCCTTGCTACTGCTCCGGCGGAAGCGGTGAGGGGTTTCTCGGTGACAAAGGAGACGGCTGCGGGCCCCGTCAGGAGTGGCGAGGGTAGTGACAAGGATTTtggagacgaggaggactcTGTCGAGGCCGCGAATCTAGAggccgacgcagcagctTTCCAGCAATGCTACTTCATGACCCTGCGCGGCGTTATCGCGGCCCGCTCGCCGGTGTCCGTCGCGGCTGCGACAAACGTCTTCTTTGGCCTCCTGTACGGCACCCCGACGCTGAGCATGCTGGCGGCTGCCATTGAGTCATCCAAGTCGCCGTTCCACATACCGTACACCATCAACGACCGCATGGAGCGTGTGGCGATGGTACGTCGCGTGTCGAGCGTTATGCAGCGGTATCACGGTTTTCTGCAGAGTGATTTGATCTGCTCCATGGAGGTTATCCTGGAGTACATGAGCATGCAGCGCGACGGGCTGTCTGAGGAGGCACAGGAAGAGTGGTGCCAGGAGCGCAGCCTGAGTCGCACTCGCGTCGTCGACACGCTGAATTTGTTTTCGCAGATGAAGGAGCAGGTGAGCTCGGTGCTGCCGTTCCCGGATGTTACGGACATTGACGTGCTTAATGCTCAGTTCAACCAGAACGCTGAGCTCCTTGTGCTCATGCTCGTGGCGTCGCACACAGAGCTAGCGATTCAGGTGCAGCTAGACGGCCCAGTTGCGCAGAGAAAGGGATTTGTGGGGCACGGTATGTTCTTCCCGCTCAAGTGTCTCAAGGACGAGTCAGTGCCGACTGTTTGCCCGTGGGATCGCAACAAGATCAGCGTCCCGCTTTCTCTACAGACGATTCAGCGAAAAGTGCTTGCTGTGTTTGCCTCGCAGGTGGAGCCGGACCTGTTCGCGCTGGTACTGCTTGTCTTCTCTTACAAGCTCCACTACTCgatgcagtgcagcggcgccaccccATCGTTCCTGATGGCTGTTAGCCACTCTGGTGTGCGCCGCACCTTTCAGTGTGACGCCCTCACCGCGCAGCAgattctgcagctgcgccgcatccaGTGCGCCCAGCTGCGGTgcatgcagctgcaggtagAAGAGCGTGTGAAGGCgaacgagagcgagaagcTGAGTGCCGCGCTGAAGAGCGCCAACAGCGACTTTGGATTACCAGACAGTGCTATGGAGGCGCCTTACCTCATTCCTACGGTGTTGCAACATGGACTGAAGCTGCTCGTAGGCCGCCTGAAGGGCTCACCGTCATACACTGCGCAGCGACGCGACATCGTGGAGTTCCTGCCTGGTACGCCGTACTGCAAGCGTGCTAACAGCGCGGAGCTGTCGCCACCAGTGCTGCAGTCGGTGCTCAtccacagcaacaacggcCTTTCTGTGTGGCAGCcgacagcaacggcggcagccgtAGCGGCATCCTCCTCGACAGTCATAGAGGCGGTTAGTGCGACGGAGCGGAACGGCGTGGAGGTTGTGGCACCAGCAGTGTCTTTTCCCGCAGTGGAGAGCGAGtcggaaagaggggaggaggacgagagcGATCACAGCAGTGACTCTGGTGCACATGTGCCGACCTTCAGCTACGATGTGTAG
- a CDS encoding hypothetical protein (TriTrypDB/GeneDB-style sysID: LpmP.34.2120), protein MDRKVVVFICTSSGARLPLYRRLRSLGLTLVLVHPCTPSPVFDGIFQYWLQHDTDDVEGVYLALSAFLASHKLVPDAVVSFDEYGVHQAVVLADRLNLTPVPMPDAAFLQNNLKHSFRGFCSGHGISSPKSAPLPVEMLLPTLGEMSNLARDADALSMAFEKTQPALTKAVSMTMEASALTFPVVLKPSPGAGSLLVRLCTTLDEAVAFVWHMWTTLANHPDTKHFAALTNRKLAGAVHKGVTSPVQILVEDFIEGQEVDLDCIIEHGVVRFRSISDNFAPSLPYFAEVGGLCPSSLGYRAQCAMRDLLDSYVRAHGARLHGVIHFEAKYDPARQRAYVIEVNCRPGSAETSAMLQTVYRGLNLGEALVRCALQMPIEEQLASLFPELLASQQEKSAAQTPWQKVTPPCLSEAELDAHIPSTTVCSAMWSLLGGPSLGFFPPQCWAASTNMYPTQAGVLVKARAPVEDASLVSFSISAKVGQIVTPPPKQFYMLCWMVAKGATAEQAKDNILRVTNAFDQEVSAV, encoded by the coding sequence ATGGATAGAAAGGTAGTTGTCTTCATCTGTACAAGCAGCGGAGCCCGTCTGCCGCTATACCGTCGCCTCCGCTCGCTCGGCTTAACGCTGGTGTTGGTGCACCCCTGCACGCCATCGCCCGTGTTTGACGGCATCTTTCAGTACTGGCTGCAGCACGACACAGACGATGTAGAGGGGGTATACCTTGCCTTGTCAGCTTTCTTGGCATCGCATAAGCTTGTCCCTGACGCGGTTGTGTCCTTCGACGAATATGGTGTTCACCAGGCGGTGGTACTCGCCGACCGGCTGAATCTCACCCCAGTCCCTATGCCAGATGCTGCATTTCTACAGAACAACTTGAAGCACTCTTTTCGCGGCTTCTGCAGCGGGCATGGTATCTCGTCGCCGAAGTCGGCGCCGCTTCCCGTAGAGATGCTGCTTCCGACATTAGGGGAGATGAGCAACCTTGCCCGTGACGCCGATGCGCTGTCGATGGCGTTCGAGAAGACTCAGCCGGCGCTGACCAAGGCTGTTTCAATGACGATGGAGGCCTCTGCGCTTACGTTTCCAGTAGTACTAAAACCCAGTCCAGGGGCTGGAAGTCTGTTGGTTCGCTTGTGCACCACTCTGgacgaggcggtggcgtttGTGTGGCACATGTGGACGACGCTTGCGAATCATCCCGACACGAAGCATTTTGCCGCCCTCACTAACAGGAAGTTGGCTGGAGCTGTGCACAAAGGCGTCACTTCCCCTGTGCAAATACTCGTGGAAGATTTCATTGAGGGGCAGGAGGTTGACTTGGACTGCATCATTGAGCACGGGGTCGTGCGCTTCCGTTCCATCTCAGACAACTTTGCGCCGTCTCTGCCGTACTTCGCTGAGGTTGGCGGGCTCTGCCCGTCGTCACTGGGGTACCGTGCTCAGTGCGCTATGCGAGATTTGCTCGACTCATACGTCCGCGCGCATGGAGCGCGCTTGCACGGCGTTATCCACTTTGAAGCCAAGTACGATCCAGCACGCCAGCGAGCCTACGTGATTGAGGTGAACTGTCGGCCTGGAAGCGCGGAGACAAGTGCGATGCTGCAAACTGTGTATCGTGGGCTAAACCTGGGTGAGGCGTTGGTGCGCTGTGCGTTGCAGATGCCTATTGAAGAGCAACTCGCGAGCTTGTTTCCAGAGCTGCTAGCCAGCCAGCAAGAAAAATCTGCGGCGCAGACGCCATGGCAGAAGGTAACTCCACCGTGCCTTTCCGAGGCAGAGCTGGATGCACATATCCCGAGTACCACTGTATGTTCAGCGATGTGGTCACTGCTCGGCGGCCCGTCTCTCGGCTTCTTTCCTCCACAGTGCTGGGCGGCGTCTACAAATATGTATCCGACTCAGGCTGGCGTGCTGGTTAAGGCGCGTGCCCCGGTAGAGGATGCTTCGCTcgtctccttctccatctcggCGAAAGTGGGTCAGATcgtgacaccgccgccgaagcAGTTCTACATGCTCTGTTGGATGGTGGCTAAAGGCGCGACAGCAGAGCAGGCGAAGGACAACATTCTTCGAGTGACGAATGCCTTTGACCAGGAGGTTTCGGCAGTGTGA
- a CDS encoding hypothetical protein (TriTrypDB/GeneDB-style sysID: LpmP.34.2140) produces the protein MFGLGYKSRHADEATGKLEGSRNDDAAGSSSRRCRPQEQQKWERDSSTRAAKNTFGTPTMLGIQYTSEEASNIYHKVGTLNGYTFEVPPVNRFHSKTAEAKFTQLTGSLNPKFEATRFDNLRERLQVADKRDKDGHLQAIAMLYAEFLGNNFLKAKNLDYAELERCFYPHYAPKYDTLLKALGMRKPLWWRQGIFASLEDISRLPLDRCNVEKETSLTFEEWYSLFWNYYQPFNTLAYLCMVTAQSIVYTQELVDSVANYLVERHALITEEKAKSAPILFLGARTGKFGALLNATKKLPVPVIHTHESPNMNPYLLVIPQNKQAEFKPNPIVKMKNQAALEKYEPSIVLFSDMIMNSDPTSQIRQQGSVREYVYFGVPDSYCEGHGWNTWGYFKYRERSSDHIPAYIREGFGKVTLPHLSRWMVHKLDSDMQMGNAAVTSWIRKPLLPGPRTTWGWRVMRFKPFF, from the coding sequence ATGTTCGGTCTAGGCTACAAAAGTCGTCATGCCGATGAGGCGACAGGGAAGCTGGAAGGGAGCAGGAATGATGATGCCGcaggtagcagcagcagacgatgCCGGCCACAGGAACAGCAAAAGTGGGAGCGGGATAGCTCGACCCGAGCGGCAAAGAACACGTTTGGCACACCGACCATGCTCGGCATTCAGTACACCTCCGAAGAGGCAAGCAACATCTACCACAAAGTTGGCACACTCAACGGCTACACGTTTGAGGTGCCTCCGGTGAATCGGTTCCACAGCAAAACTGCCGAGGCGAAGTTCACCCAGCTCACTGGCAGCCTCAACCCGAAGTTCGAGGCTACCCGCTTCGACAACCTGCGTGAACGTCTCCAAGTAGCTGATAAGAGGGACAAGGATGGCCATTTGCAGGCGATCGCGATGCTATACGCCGAGTTCCTCGGGAATAACTTTCTGAAAGCTAAGAATCTCGACTACGCCGAACTCGAGCGCTGCTTCTACCCGCACTACGCACCTAAGTACGACACGCTGCTGAAGGCGCTCGGGATGCGTAAaccgctgtggtggcggcagggcATATTTGCCTCGCTCGAGGATATCTCACGACTTCCGCTGGATCGCTGCAATGTGGAGAAAGAGACATCGTTGACCTTTGAGGAGTGGTATTCCCTTTTCTGGAACTACTACCAGCCCTTTAACACCCTCGCGTATCTGTGCATGGTTACAGCACAGTCCATCGTGTACACGCAAGAGCTCGTTGACAGCGTGGCCAACTACCTGGTCGAACGACACGCCTTGATTACAGAAGAGAAGGCCAAGAGCGCCCCAATCCTGTTCCTTGGCGCGCGCACAGGCAAGTTTGGCGCGCTGCTAAACGCGACCAAGAAACTGCCGGTTCCGGTCATTCATACCCACGAGAGCCCCAACATGAACCCCTACCTGCTGGTGATTCCGCAGAACAAGCAGGCTGAGTTCAAACCGAACCCGATCGTCAAGATGAAGAATCAGGCCGCCCTGGAGAAGTACGAACCGAGCATCGTGCTCTTCTCTGACATGATCATGAACAGCGACCCGACGTCGCAGATCCGACAACAAGGCTCGGTGCGCGAGTACGTGTACTTTGGGGTGCCGGACAGTTACTGCGAAGGGCACGGATGGAATACATGGGGCTACTTCAAGTATCGTgaacgcagcagcgatcACATTCCGGCGTACATACGCGAAGGGTTTGGCAAGGTGACGCTGCCACATCTCTCGCGCTGGATGGTCCACAAGCTGGACAGTGACATGCAGATGGGCAACGCTGCTGTAACATCGTGGATTCGAAAGCCGCTTCTACCGGGGCCCAGGACAACATGGGGATGGCGAGTGATGCGCTTCAAACCATTTTTTTGA